From Spirochaetales bacterium, one genomic window encodes:
- a CDS encoding bifunctional 3,4-dihydroxy-2-butanone-4-phosphate synthase/GTP cyclohydrolase II — MAFIAIEKAIEEITRGKMIIVVDDGDRENEGDLIIAAEKATPESINFMAKYGRGLICVPLQGERLDILRLPPMVSDNREKMKTAFTVSVDAKECTTGISAHERWLTIKKLIDPATTPDDLLRPGHVFPLRYENGGVLKRAGHTESAIDLAVLAGLYPAGIICEIMNEDGTMARTPELEVFASTHNLSIITIADLITYRMKKEKLIERVAQAELPTRYGNFKTVAYKSAVDNQCHLALVKGDVAGKRNVAVRVHSECLTGDALGSLRCDCGAQLQRAMEYIAEKGRGVILYMRQEGRGIGLMHKLKAYELQDGGKDTVEANVELGFPPDLRDYGVGAQILVDLGLTTIHLLTNNPCKIAGLSGYGLTVTRRIPIEIEPLPTNAFYLKTKKDKLGHIINI, encoded by the coding sequence ATGGCATTCATTGCTATCGAAAAGGCAATAGAAGAAATTACCCGCGGCAAGATGATTATTGTCGTTGACGACGGGGACCGGGAGAATGAAGGAGATCTCATTATTGCCGCGGAAAAGGCGACACCGGAGTCCATTAATTTTATGGCGAAGTACGGCCGCGGCCTGATTTGCGTTCCCCTTCAGGGCGAACGGCTCGATATTCTCCGTCTCCCCCCGATGGTGTCGGACAACAGGGAAAAAATGAAAACCGCGTTTACCGTTTCGGTGGACGCGAAAGAATGCACGACCGGCATCTCCGCCCATGAACGGTGGCTTACCATCAAGAAACTGATCGACCCCGCGACAACGCCGGACGATCTCCTCCGGCCGGGGCATGTGTTTCCGCTGAGATATGAAAACGGAGGCGTCTTAAAACGCGCCGGTCATACCGAATCAGCGATCGATCTTGCCGTCCTCGCCGGATTGTATCCGGCGGGTATTATTTGCGAAATCATGAACGAAGACGGAACAATGGCGCGGACGCCGGAACTCGAAGTTTTCGCAAGCACTCACAACCTTTCGATCATCACGATCGCCGATCTCATCACTTATCGGATGAAAAAGGAAAAACTTATCGAACGGGTCGCGCAGGCGGAACTGCCCACGCGGTACGGTAATTTCAAGACGGTCGCATATAAATCGGCGGTGGACAATCAATGCCATCTCGCCCTGGTAAAAGGGGATGTCGCCGGCAAAAGGAATGTGGCGGTCAGGGTTCATTCCGAGTGTCTCACCGGTGACGCACTCGGTTCGCTGCGATGCGACTGCGGGGCCCAGCTTCAACGGGCGATGGAATATATTGCGGAAAAAGGCCGCGGCGTCATCCTCTACATGAGGCAGGAAGGCCGCGGCATCGGGCTGATGCATAAACTCAAGGCATATGAGCTTCAGGACGGCGGAAAGGACACGGTAGAGGCGAATGTCGAGCTGGGATTCCCCCCCGACCTGCGGGATTACGGCGTCGGCGCCCAGATACTCGTCGACCTCGGTCTGACGACGATTCACCTTTTGACCAACAACCCGTGTAAAATTGCCGGATTGTCCGGTTACGGACTCACCGTCACACGGCGAATCCCGATTGAAATCGAACCCCTTCCCACGAACGCCTTTTATCTTAAAACCAAAAAGGACAAGCTGGGACATATTATCAATATATAA
- a CDS encoding riboflavin synthase, whose product MFTGIIEECGTIKEIGGPPGAVGFTVAAVTVLKGTKKGDSIAVNGVCVTVNRLSPDSFSFALTPETMERTVFKQMKKGDRCNLERALRAGDPFGGHFVTGHCDGTAQIAAISARGDSRVFKIKADRRIMKYIASKGSVAVDGISLTPYDCTDTDFTVSVIPLTLEQTTLKDKKQGDMVNIEADILCKYLERLVDCTMLAEEEKKKSTIDKDYLKKTGFLI is encoded by the coding sequence ATGTTTACCGGAATTATCGAAGAATGCGGAACAATAAAGGAAATCGGCGGACCACCGGGGGCCGTCGGATTTACCGTCGCAGCTGTTACCGTCCTCAAGGGAACCAAAAAGGGGGACAGCATTGCGGTAAATGGTGTGTGCGTTACCGTCAACCGGCTTTCACCCGATTCCTTTTCCTTTGCATTGACGCCGGAAACCATGGAACGCACCGTGTTCAAACAAATGAAAAAAGGAGACCGATGTAATCTGGAACGGGCGCTCAGGGCGGGAGATCCTTTTGGCGGGCATTTTGTCACCGGCCATTGCGACGGAACGGCGCAAATCGCGGCGATATCGGCAAGGGGTGACTCGCGGGTTTTTAAAATCAAAGCTGATCGCAGAATTATGAAATATATCGCTTCCAAAGGATCGGTCGCGGTAGACGGCATCAGTCTTACCCCCTATGATTGTACCGATACCGATTTTACCGTTTCCGTCATACCCCTCACATTGGAACAGACGACACTAAAAGACAAAAAACAGGGCGATATGGTGAATATAGAGGCGGATATTTTATGTAAATACCTTGAAAGGCTTGTCGATTGTACCATGCTTGCGGAAGAGGAAAAGAAAAAAAGTACGATCGATAAAGATTATCTGAAAAAGACAGGTTTTCTGATTTAG
- a CDS encoding 6,7-dimethyl-8-ribityllumazine synthase produces the protein MKIIEGELIAKNLRFGIVVSRFNEFISGKLLEGALDCLFRHQADKKDVSVVWVPGSFEIPITAQRMAASGNYDAIICLGTLIRGSTPHFNYIAAEASKGIAQVGLKHNLPVLFGVITTDTIEQAIERAGTKAGNKGFHAAESAIEMANLFKKI, from the coding sequence ATAAAAATCATCGAGGGAGAACTCATTGCAAAAAACCTGCGGTTCGGCATCGTCGTTTCGCGGTTTAACGAGTTTATCTCGGGTAAATTGCTGGAAGGCGCGCTAGATTGTCTGTTCAGGCATCAGGCCGATAAAAAAGACGTGTCGGTGGTATGGGTACCCGGTTCGTTCGAAATACCCATCACCGCACAGCGGATGGCCGCATCGGGGAACTATGATGCGATTATCTGTCTCGGCACCCTCATCAGGGGATCAACACCGCATTTCAACTATATCGCGGCGGAAGCTTCGAAGGGTATCGCCCAGGTCGGCCTGAAACATAATCTTCCCGTCCTTTTCGGGGTGATTACCACGGATACGATCGAACAGGCGATCGAACGAGCGGGAACCAAGGCGGGAAACAAGGGATTCCATGCCGCAGAAAGCGCGATCGAGATGGCGAATCTCTTCAAGAAGATATGA